A single genomic interval of uncultured Desulfobacter sp. harbors:
- a CDS encoding epoxyqueuosine reductase QueH, with the protein MRVLLHACCGPCTIYPLEVLRNMDMEVMGYFYRHNIHPFTECMRREETLRDYADQVNLKMIWQKGYELEKFLRAVTFREANRCRYCYHARLKASALVAKKGKFDGFSTTLLYSKFQNHAMITEIGQGLAKQYGLKFIYQDFREGWKQGIETSKALNMYRQQYCGCIYSEKDRYYNKKNESEYVRMGR; encoded by the coding sequence GTGAGAGTTCTTCTGCATGCCTGCTGCGGCCCGTGTACCATTTATCCCCTTGAGGTGTTAAGAAACATGGATATGGAGGTCATGGGATATTTTTACCGGCATAATATTCATCCGTTCACCGAATGTATGAGGCGTGAGGAAACATTACGCGATTATGCGGATCAGGTGAATTTGAAAATGATCTGGCAAAAGGGTTATGAGCTTGAAAAATTTTTGCGTGCCGTGACCTTCAGGGAAGCAAACAGATGCCGGTACTGTTACCACGCACGTCTTAAAGCCAGTGCCCTGGTTGCCAAAAAGGGAAAATTTGACGGATTTTCCACCACCCTGCTTTATTCAAAATTCCAGAACCATGCCATGATCACGGAAATCGGCCAGGGCTTGGCAAAACAATATGGCCTTAAATTCATTTACCAGGATTTTCGTGAAGGCTGGAAACAGGGAATAGAGACATCCAAGGCCCTAAACATGTATCGCCAGCAGTATTGCGGCTGTATTTACAGCGAAAAAGACCGGTACTATAACAAAAAAAATGAGTCTGAATATGTACGGATGGGCAGGTAA
- a CDS encoding YggS family pyridoxal phosphate-dependent enzyme has product MQIQSNIKKIHDEICAAAQKSGQDSSQITLIAVSKRKPAEMIQQAIDAGHRDFGENYIQEAMEKIDLIGRKSATWHFIGHLQSNKAKFAVKYFDLIHTVDKVKLAKEINRQAEKIGKIQEILLQVNISHETTKSGAEENEIMDIAKQVCRFDNLHISGLMCMPPFFDDPEDARIYFKKLKQISKDIEALNLPNTAMTHLSMGMSHDFTVAVEEGATLVRVGTAIFGARE; this is encoded by the coding sequence ATGCAGATTCAATCCAACATAAAAAAAATTCATGATGAGATATGTGCTGCCGCGCAAAAAAGCGGACAGGATTCATCCCAAATAACCTTAATCGCAGTGAGCAAAAGAAAACCGGCTGAAATGATCCAGCAGGCCATTGATGCCGGCCACAGGGATTTTGGGGAAAATTATATCCAGGAAGCCATGGAAAAGATTGATCTTATTGGCAGAAAATCTGCGACGTGGCATTTTATAGGACATCTTCAATCCAACAAAGCCAAGTTCGCGGTAAAGTATTTTGACCTGATTCATACCGTGGATAAGGTTAAGCTTGCCAAGGAAATCAACCGCCAGGCTGAAAAAATCGGAAAAATCCAGGAAATTTTGCTCCAGGTAAATATTTCCCATGAAACGACCAAGTCCGGTGCTGAAGAAAACGAAATTATGGATATTGCAAAACAGGTCTGCCGGTTTGATAACCTGCATATTTCAGGACTTATGTGCATGCCGCCTTTTTTCGATGACCCTGAAGATGCAAGAATTTATTTCAAAAAACTTAAACAGATCAGTAAAGATATTGAAGCACTCAATCTTCCCAATACAGCCATGACCCATTTATCCATGGGCATGAGCCATGATTTTACCGTGGCTGTTGAAGAGGGAGCGACGTTGGTACGTGTAGGCACAGCCATCTTTGGAGCAAGAGAGTGA